A genomic window from Streptomyces sp. WMMC940 includes:
- a CDS encoding phospholipase D-like domain-containing protein: protein MTLEDALRPATGPADIAVQRLRRRLERLIGVAATEGNELVPLRNGQEIFPAMLEAIRAAEHTVDMMTFVYWRGRIARDFAEVLADRARAGVRVRLLLDGFGAKEIEQDLLDAMDDAGVQVAWFRKPVWLSPFKQNHRCHRKALVVDEHTAFTGGVGIAEEWCGDARNPREWRDTHVKVRGPAVDGIAAAFAQNWAECHDEMFDEHDRFVEHTRHGDSVVQVVRGSASIGWQDMQTLIRVMLTSAEKRFRLATAYFAPDAFFVDLLCRTARRGVLVEILLPGPHTDQRACQLAGQHHYTTLLEAGVRIRQYQPTMMHAKVMTVDSVASLIGSTNFNRRSMDHDEEVMLAILDESLTATLDAHFDEDIENSVDIDLVRWRRRAAVQRLKEASVAPIRRFL, encoded by the coding sequence GTGACTCTCGAAGACGCCCTACGTCCCGCCACCGGCCCGGCCGACATCGCCGTCCAGCGGCTGCGACGCAGACTCGAGCGGCTGATCGGAGTGGCGGCGACCGAGGGCAACGAACTCGTGCCGTTGCGCAACGGGCAGGAGATCTTCCCGGCGATGCTGGAGGCGATCCGCGCGGCGGAGCACACCGTCGACATGATGACGTTCGTCTACTGGCGGGGGCGGATAGCCCGGGACTTCGCCGAGGTGCTGGCCGACCGGGCGCGCGCCGGGGTGCGTGTGCGGTTGCTGCTCGACGGCTTCGGGGCGAAGGAGATAGAGCAGGACCTCCTCGACGCCATGGACGACGCCGGCGTCCAGGTCGCCTGGTTCCGCAAGCCCGTCTGGCTGTCGCCGTTCAAGCAGAACCACCGATGCCACCGCAAGGCACTGGTCGTGGACGAGCACACCGCCTTCACCGGTGGAGTGGGCATCGCGGAGGAATGGTGCGGGGACGCCCGCAACCCGCGCGAGTGGCGCGACACCCACGTCAAGGTCCGCGGGCCCGCGGTGGACGGCATCGCGGCGGCGTTCGCCCAGAACTGGGCCGAGTGCCACGACGAGATGTTCGACGAGCACGACCGGTTCGTCGAGCACACCCGGCACGGCGACTCCGTGGTGCAGGTGGTCCGTGGCTCGGCGAGCATCGGATGGCAGGACATGCAGACGCTGATCCGCGTCATGCTCACCTCCGCCGAGAAGCGCTTCCGCCTGGCGACCGCGTACTTCGCGCCCGACGCGTTCTTCGTCGACCTGCTGTGCCGGACAGCTCGCCGCGGTGTGCTGGTGGAGATCCTGCTTCCCGGCCCGCACACCGACCAGCGTGCCTGCCAGCTCGCGGGCCAGCACCACTACACCACGCTGCTCGAAGCGGGCGTGCGCATCCGGCAGTACCAGCCCACGATGATGCACGCCAAGGTCATGACGGTGGACTCGGTCGCGTCCCTGATCGGCTCCACCAACTTCAACCGGCGTTCGATGGACCACGACGAGGAGGTGATGCTCGCCATCCTCGACGAGTCGTTGACCGCGACTCTCGACGCCCACTTCGACGAGGACATCGAGAACAGCGTGGACATCGATCTCGTCCGCTGGAGGCGGCGCGCCGCCGTGCAGCGCCTCAAGGAGGCCTCGGTCGCCCCGATCCGGCGGTTCCTCTAG
- a CDS encoding DUF6230 family protein, translating into MSHSHGRTRWKRFAAVLVPSVAAAVALGVGMAEGALAASFLISGRTFQISADTLKVRGLSIYGMVDVTRDGTPVPVTVTGFRHAEIGGLCQSVVVPVPVLGPYTLRLTGGERDRVEARSMFIDSKALSIGRAEFEDIDTGVAAGAVDKGPISPGDRHSRYFDPDGIAQQARSADLTDVRVTAVAVTAATLSVPDLTMRLKRGSRECF; encoded by the coding sequence ATGTCGCACAGTCACGGCAGGACACGCTGGAAGCGCTTCGCCGCGGTGCTGGTCCCCTCGGTGGCCGCCGCGGTGGCCCTGGGCGTCGGCATGGCGGAGGGAGCCCTCGCCGCTTCCTTCCTGATCTCGGGCCGGACGTTCCAGATCAGCGCCGACACGCTGAAGGTCCGGGGGCTCAGCATCTACGGCATGGTCGACGTGACCAGGGACGGCACTCCGGTGCCCGTCACGGTCACCGGCTTCCGCCATGCAGAGATCGGCGGTCTGTGCCAGTCCGTGGTGGTTCCCGTCCCCGTCCTCGGCCCCTACACGCTGAGGCTCACCGGCGGCGAGCGGGACCGGGTCGAGGCGAGGAGCATGTTCATCGACTCCAAGGCCCTGTCTATCGGCCGGGCCGAGTTCGAGGACATCGACACCGGCGTGGCGGCGGGCGCCGTCGACAAGGGACCGATCAGCCCGGGAGACAGGCACTCACGGTACTTCGACCCCGACGGCATCGCCCAGCAGGCCCGGTCGGCCGACCTGACGGACGTGCGGGTGACCGCCGTCGCGGTGACCGCCGCCACGCTCAGCGTTCCCGATCTGACCATGCGTCTCAAGAGGGGAAGCCGCGAATGCTTCTGA
- a CDS encoding glutamate--cysteine ligase 2, whose protein sequence is MRSVGVEEELLLVDAESGEPRALSTALLATASREAVRDDTEEVFEEELHREQLEFATRPHIAMPDIAEEIRGWRAEAARHAERVGGAVAALATSPLPVSPSMGFGERHRWLGGKFGLTAQEQLTSGCHVHVSVESDEEGVAVLDRIRPWLAVLMAMSANSPFWQGKDTRYGSYRSQVWGRWPSAGPVDVLGSAQRYHELVRDLLGTGVLRDEGMVYFDARLSHRYPTVEIRVADVCLSPSTTVLLATLARGLVETAAREWHKGEPPARHGTSLLRMAAWQAGRYGLEHELMHPLTMRPEPAGNVVRALFDHVRDALDVTGDLAAARKALDVLLSEGNGARVQRELLERTGNLRDVVTECVRRTQG, encoded by the coding sequence GTGCGCAGTGTGGGTGTCGAGGAAGAACTGCTGTTGGTGGACGCCGAGAGCGGTGAGCCCCGGGCCCTGTCGACGGCCCTGCTGGCCACCGCCTCGCGCGAGGCCGTCCGTGATGACACGGAGGAGGTCTTCGAGGAGGAACTGCACCGGGAGCAACTGGAGTTCGCGACCCGGCCGCACATCGCCATGCCGGACATCGCGGAGGAGATCCGGGGCTGGCGGGCCGAGGCCGCGCGCCATGCGGAGCGGGTGGGCGGTGCGGTGGCCGCGCTGGCCACGTCCCCGCTGCCCGTCAGCCCCTCGATGGGCTTCGGCGAGCGGCACCGCTGGCTGGGCGGGAAGTTCGGCCTGACCGCGCAGGAACAGCTCACCAGCGGCTGCCATGTGCACGTCTCGGTGGAATCCGACGAGGAGGGCGTGGCGGTCCTGGACCGCATCCGGCCGTGGCTGGCCGTGCTCATGGCGATGAGCGCGAACTCCCCGTTCTGGCAGGGCAAGGACACCCGGTACGGCAGCTACCGCAGTCAGGTCTGGGGACGCTGGCCGTCCGCCGGCCCGGTCGACGTCCTCGGCTCGGCGCAGCGCTACCACGAACTGGTGCGGGACCTGCTGGGCACGGGTGTGCTCCGTGACGAGGGCATGGTCTACTTCGACGCCCGGCTGTCCCACCGCTATCCGACCGTCGAGATCCGGGTCGCGGACGTGTGCCTGTCCCCCTCGACGACGGTGCTGCTCGCGACCCTGGCCCGGGGACTGGTGGAAACGGCGGCCCGCGAGTGGCACAAGGGCGAACCGCCCGCCCGGCACGGGACGTCGCTGCTGCGGATGGCGGCCTGGCAGGCGGGACGGTACGGGCTCGAGCACGAGTTGATGCATCCCCTGACCATGCGGCCGGAGCCGGCGGGGAACGTGGTGCGCGCGCTCTTCGACCACGTACGGGACGCCCTCGACGTGACGGGTGATCTTGCGGCGGCCCGGAAGGCCCTCGACGTACTGCTGTCGGAGGGCAACGGGGCGCGGGTCCAGCGGGAGCTGCTGGAGCGGACCGGCAACCTCCGTGATGTCGTCACGGAGTGCGTGCGGCGTACCCAGGGCTGA
- a CDS encoding methyltransferase domain-containing protein, which yields MPTILGASRPDPAAYMLRAAGGGAGRAYEQELIELLDVRPGQTVLDVGCGSGADLPALAERVGGAGTVIGVDHDPAMLAEARRRTTGLPVIDLREGDAHALPVAPGTANRAKVDRVLTHVADPVAVLAQLHTATRPGALVGLVEPDWDTLAVDAEDLDTSRAFTRYTTSEVVRNATIGRSLARLAERAGFVVQTVLTTTPVFRDFEDADHMLGLGRSTQRAIEEGHIDAARGHSWFASLSEGPFYASFTLVTVVCSR from the coding sequence ATGCCAACGATTCTCGGTGCGTCACGGCCCGACCCGGCCGCCTACATGCTGCGGGCAGCAGGCGGCGGCGCCGGGCGAGCGTACGAACAGGAGCTGATCGAGCTGCTGGACGTCCGGCCCGGTCAGACGGTGCTGGACGTCGGGTGCGGGTCGGGTGCGGATCTGCCCGCGCTGGCGGAACGGGTCGGTGGCGCCGGCACCGTGATCGGCGTGGACCACGACCCGGCCATGCTCGCCGAGGCGCGGCGGCGCACGACCGGCCTGCCGGTGATCGACCTCCGCGAGGGGGACGCCCACGCCCTGCCCGTGGCGCCCGGCACGGCGAACCGCGCCAAGGTCGACCGGGTCCTGACGCACGTCGCCGACCCGGTCGCCGTACTGGCGCAACTCCACACGGCCACGCGCCCCGGAGCGCTGGTCGGGCTCGTCGAACCCGACTGGGACACCCTCGCCGTCGACGCGGAGGACCTCGACACGAGCCGGGCGTTCACGCGGTACACGACCTCCGAAGTGGTCCGCAACGCCACGATCGGCCGCAGTCTCGCCCGGCTCGCCGAGCGGGCGGGCTTCGTCGTGCAGACCGTGCTCACCACGACACCCGTCTTCCGGGACTTCGAGGACGCCGACCACATGCTGGGACTGGGCCGTAGCACCCAGCGCGCCATCGAGGAGGGGCACATCGACGCCGCACGCGGCCACAGCTGGTTCGCGTCCCTGTCGGAAGGTCCGTTCTACGCGTCCTTCACCCTGGTCACCGTCGTCTGCTCGCGCTGA
- a CDS encoding DUF6114 domain-containing protein, which translates to MLLTPGRERPFHRLPRATRSRARMLLGAVRAVRPPRRSDAVEARRRFRAWRGARPFWAGLFTLVAGLPIVYFPYVPLSLSGIPLALSTTAGAGALLTGTLLVVLGLSMWLRPQTRVFAGITALLLSLVSFPVANFGGLFLGLLAGLIGGSLACAWAAPPESASGTAVPPYGRTPSSVPSAARESA; encoded by the coding sequence ATGCTTCTGACCCCCGGGCGCGAGCGCCCATTCCACCGGCTCCCCCGCGCCACGCGGTCGCGGGCACGCATGCTCCTCGGGGCGGTACGGGCCGTCCGGCCGCCCCGGCGCTCCGACGCCGTCGAGGCTCGTCGGCGCTTCCGCGCATGGCGCGGCGCGCGGCCGTTCTGGGCGGGCCTGTTCACGCTCGTCGCGGGCCTGCCCATCGTGTACTTCCCCTATGTACCGCTGAGCCTGTCGGGTATTCCGTTGGCGCTGTCCACCACGGCGGGCGCGGGGGCCCTGCTCACCGGGACACTCCTCGTCGTGCTGGGCCTCAGCATGTGGCTCCGTCCGCAGACGCGTGTGTTCGCCGGGATCACGGCACTGCTCCTGTCGCTCGTCTCCTTCCCCGTCGCCAACTTCGGGGGCCTCTTCCTCGGGCTCCTCGCCGGCCTGATCGGCGGTTCGCTGGCATGCGCCTGGGCAGCACCCCCGGAGAGCGCGAGCGGGACCGCTGTGCCCCCGTACGGCAGGACCCCGTCCTCGGTGCCCTCGGCGGCACGCGAATCGGCCTGA
- a CDS encoding STAS domain-containing protein: protein MIAFWPRGLDRSPAPAGPAHVVAAVTDGGGARATVTVCGHVTGLDACGLDGTLVAALQQSRTGLDLDLSQVTYCDTAGLRMLLDVREQALASGRTVLVTVAGSFMGHLLDKTGTAQLFTTGTEPAGPDGTPLASAVRTALLRAGFPLTGRPGVPGFLHVRPDGEAVDVFWRTGGDRVGTRAADRVLGDAVAGALTGSGLKIERRTDIGVRAVGGTTPHTGPATRPAD, encoded by the coding sequence GTGATCGCTTTCTGGCCTCGCGGTCTGGACAGGTCGCCCGCTCCGGCCGGACCCGCCCACGTGGTGGCGGCGGTCACCGACGGCGGCGGCGCCCGGGCGACGGTGACGGTGTGCGGCCATGTCACCGGCCTCGACGCCTGCGGGCTGGACGGCACGCTCGTGGCCGCCCTGCAGCAGTCCCGGACGGGACTGGACCTCGATCTGTCGCAGGTGACCTACTGCGACACCGCCGGGCTGCGAATGCTGCTCGATGTGCGCGAGCAGGCTCTGGCCTCGGGGCGGACCGTGCTGGTCACGGTGGCCGGCAGCTTCATGGGGCACCTGCTGGACAAGACCGGAACCGCACAGCTGTTCACCACCGGTACGGAGCCCGCAGGGCCCGACGGCACCCCGCTGGCCTCGGCCGTACGCACCGCACTGCTGCGGGCCGGCTTCCCGCTCACCGGCCGGCCCGGGGTTCCCGGCTTCCTCCATGTCCGCCCCGACGGAGAGGCGGTCGACGTCTTCTGGCGGACCGGCGGCGATCGTGTGGGCACCCGCGCGGCGGACCGGGTCCTCGGCGACGCCGTGGCCGGGGCCCTGACCGGCTCGGGACTGAAGATCGAGCGGCGGACGGACATCGGGGTCCGTGCCGTCGGCGGCACCACGCCGCACACCGGGCCCGCGACCCGACCGGCGGACTGA
- a CDS encoding PRC-barrel domain-containing protein, with translation MSEHMWAYVPTSGHNRDDDLTGYRVEATDGDIGKVDKHSNEVGSQYIVVDTGVWIFGKEVLLPAGTITVVDHDERRIIVSRTKDEIKSAPEFDKDKHLGDPAYRDQLGGYYGSGH, from the coding sequence GTGAGCGAGCACATGTGGGCCTACGTACCGACCAGCGGGCACAACCGCGACGACGACCTGACGGGTTATCGGGTGGAGGCGACCGACGGGGACATCGGCAAGGTCGACAAGCACTCCAACGAGGTCGGCTCCCAGTACATCGTCGTCGACACCGGGGTGTGGATCTTCGGCAAGGAAGTGCTACTGCCGGCCGGCACCATCACGGTCGTCGACCACGACGAGAGGCGGATCATCGTGTCCCGCACGAAGGACGAGATCAAGTCCGCGCCGGAGTTCGACAAGGACAAGCATCTCGGCGACCCGGCCTACCGCGACCAGCTCGGCGGGTACTACGGCTCCGGCCACTGA
- a CDS encoding DUF5709 domain-containing protein, whose translation MSDSRADDVYQPTGDNEEQGDAAHLDLEDALDEPDYDQILDQGYSPPERPFGVNKVGTTGAEQREGETLDQRLAVELPDVAADDWDGIGDLPGGDGEPIDDEVGSWRAGRLVAPDEGTRPDTDKQLFASDVGIDAGAAGAEEAAVHVVFEEDGGEPPDDES comes from the coding sequence ATGAGCGACAGCAGGGCGGACGACGTCTACCAGCCGACCGGTGACAACGAGGAACAGGGCGACGCGGCCCACTTGGACCTCGAGGACGCGCTGGACGAACCGGACTACGACCAGATACTCGACCAGGGCTACTCGCCACCGGAGAGGCCGTTCGGCGTCAACAAGGTGGGTACGACGGGGGCGGAACAGCGCGAGGGCGAGACACTCGACCAGCGGCTGGCGGTGGAGCTCCCCGATGTCGCCGCGGACGACTGGGACGGCATCGGCGACCTGCCGGGCGGTGATGGCGAGCCGATCGACGACGAGGTCGGCTCCTGGCGCGCGGGGCGGCTCGTCGCCCCCGACGAGGGCACCCGGCCGGACACGGACAAGCAGCTCTTCGCCTCCGACGTGGGCATCGACGCGGGAGCCGCCGGCGCGGAGGAGGCGGCGGTGCACGTCGTGTTCGAGGAGGACGGCGGCGAACCGCCCGACGACGAGTCGTGA
- a CDS encoding discoidin domain-containing protein, translating into MKRLSRRRRGPLAVVTLLLTALTLVLGTAPGSSAESGWWVPAARPAPDSGINVTGEPFKGTGPDGKVRGFVDAHNHIMSNEAFGGRLICGKAFSEQGIADALKDCPEHYPDGSLAVFDFITKGGDGRHDPNGWPTFKDWPAHDSLTHQQNYYAWIERAWRGGQRVLVNDLVTNGVICSVYFFKDRSCDEMTSIRLQARKTYEMQAYIDGIYGGPGKGFFRIVTDSAQARQVIEQGKLAVVLGVETSEPFGCKQILDVPQCGRDDIDRGLDELHELGVRSMFLCHKFDNALCGVRFDSGTLGTAINVGQFLSTGTFWKTEKCAGPQHDNPIGLAAAPGAEKELPPGVKVPSYSADARCNTRGLTELGEYAVRGMMKRKMMLEIDHMSVKATGRVLDILEADAYPGVLSSHSWMDIDWTERVYRLGGFIAQYMHGSEQFSAEADRTDALREKYGVGYGYGSDMNGVGGWPGPRGADTPNPVRYPFRSADGGSVLDRQTTGLRTWDLNTDGAAHYGLVPDWLEDVRIVGGQGVVDDLFRGAESYLGTWGGSERHRAGVNLAAGAPATASSSEWSLFTSYAPARAVDGDARTRWASHWNDNQWLRIDLGAPTLVKRVTLDWERAYGKSYRVEVSSDGTNWRPVWSTTAGDGGLDTARFDGTTARHVRIHGLERGTKWGYSLHEVGVYSS; encoded by the coding sequence ATGAAACGGCTCTCGCGCCGCCGCCGTGGACCCCTCGCGGTGGTGACCCTGCTCCTCACCGCACTGACCCTGGTCCTCGGCACGGCCCCCGGTTCCTCGGCCGAGTCCGGCTGGTGGGTGCCTGCCGCCCGGCCGGCGCCCGACTCCGGGATCAATGTCACGGGCGAACCCTTCAAGGGCACCGGACCGGACGGAAAGGTGCGCGGTTTCGTCGACGCGCACAACCACATCATGTCGAACGAGGCGTTCGGCGGGCGGCTCATCTGCGGCAAGGCGTTCTCGGAGCAGGGCATCGCCGACGCCCTCAAGGACTGCCCGGAGCACTACCCCGACGGCTCCCTCGCCGTCTTCGACTTCATCACCAAGGGCGGGGACGGCCGGCACGACCCCAACGGCTGGCCGACGTTCAAGGACTGGCCCGCCCACGACTCGCTCACGCACCAGCAGAACTACTACGCCTGGATCGAACGGGCCTGGCGCGGCGGTCAGCGCGTCCTCGTCAACGACCTGGTGACCAACGGTGTGATCTGCTCGGTGTACTTCTTCAAGGACCGCAGCTGCGACGAGATGACCTCCATCCGCCTGCAGGCTCGGAAGACCTACGAGATGCAGGCGTACATCGACGGCATCTACGGCGGACCGGGCAAGGGCTTCTTCCGGATCGTCACCGACTCCGCGCAGGCCCGGCAGGTCATCGAGCAGGGCAAACTGGCCGTGGTCCTCGGGGTGGAGACCTCCGAGCCGTTCGGCTGCAAGCAGATCCTGGACGTCCCGCAGTGCGGCAGGGACGACATCGACCGCGGTCTCGACGAACTCCACGAGCTCGGCGTACGGAGCATGTTCCTCTGCCACAAGTTCGACAACGCGCTGTGCGGCGTACGGTTCGACTCGGGCACGCTCGGCACCGCGATCAACGTCGGCCAGTTCCTGTCGACCGGCACCTTCTGGAAGACGGAGAAGTGCGCGGGCCCGCAGCACGACAACCCCATCGGCCTCGCCGCCGCCCCCGGCGCCGAGAAGGAGCTCCCGCCGGGCGTGAAGGTCCCGTCGTACTCCGCGGACGCGCGGTGCAACACCCGCGGCCTCACCGAACTAGGCGAGTACGCCGTGCGCGGCATGATGAAGCGCAAGATGATGCTCGAGATCGACCACATGAGCGTCAAGGCCACGGGCCGGGTGCTCGACATCCTCGAGGCCGACGCGTACCCGGGTGTGCTCTCCTCGCACAGCTGGATGGACATCGACTGGACCGAGCGCGTGTACCGGCTCGGTGGCTTCATCGCCCAGTACATGCACGGTTCCGAGCAGTTCAGCGCCGAGGCCGACCGCACCGACGCGCTGCGCGAGAAGTACGGCGTCGGATACGGCTACGGCAGCGACATGAACGGCGTCGGCGGCTGGCCGGGGCCGCGGGGCGCCGACACCCCCAACCCCGTGCGCTACCCCTTCCGCAGCGCCGACGGCGGCTCCGTACTCGACCGGCAGACCACCGGCCTGCGCACCTGGGACCTCAACACCGACGGCGCGGCGCACTACGGCCTCGTCCCGGACTGGCTGGAGGACGTACGGATCGTGGGTGGCCAGGGCGTGGTGGACGACCTCTTCCGGGGCGCCGAGTCCTACCTCGGCACCTGGGGCGGGTCCGAGCGGCACAGGGCCGGGGTGAACCTCGCCGCCGGCGCACCGGCCACGGCCAGTTCGTCGGAGTGGAGCCTGTTCACCAGTTACGCCCCCGCCAGGGCCGTCGACGGCGACGCGAGGACCCGCTGGGCGAGCCACTGGAACGACAACCAGTGGCTCCGGATCGACCTCGGCGCACCGACCCTGGTCAAACGGGTCACTCTCGACTGGGAACGCGCCTACGGGAAGTCCTACCGGGTCGAGGTGTCGTCGG
- the ppk2 gene encoding polyphosphate kinase 2 codes for MAAGADTALLRGLRIDDARPEQPVLLDGDGTPIGTWRENHPYDHKLSRKAYEREKRVLQIELLKLQKWVRDTGRRMVVVCEGRDAAGKGGTIKRFTERLNPRGARVVALDKPTERESGQWYFQRYVSHLPAAGEIVFFDRSWYNRAGVERVMDFCTPEEYRHFLAQAPVFERLLTDDGVMLVKFWFSVSRSEQRTRFAIRQVDPVRRWKLSPTDLASLDRWDDYTRAKVDMFRETDTPHAPWTVVKNNDKRRGRLEAMRHLLLRADYADKDPEAAGKADPLIIGAADTLLERGETPADLTPTPLAPIDDGPGNHPGRR; via the coding sequence ATGGCGGCCGGAGCGGACACCGCGCTGCTCAGGGGACTGCGGATCGACGACGCCCGCCCCGAGCAGCCGGTCCTGCTGGACGGTGACGGCACGCCGATCGGCACCTGGCGCGAGAACCATCCCTACGACCACAAGCTGAGCCGCAAAGCCTACGAGCGCGAGAAGCGAGTGCTGCAGATCGAGCTGCTGAAGCTGCAGAAGTGGGTCAGGGACACGGGCCGGCGCATGGTCGTCGTGTGCGAGGGCCGCGACGCGGCGGGCAAGGGCGGCACGATCAAGCGCTTCACCGAACGCCTCAATCCGCGCGGCGCGCGCGTTGTGGCCCTGGACAAACCCACCGAACGGGAGTCCGGCCAGTGGTACTTCCAGCGGTATGTGTCCCACCTCCCCGCCGCCGGCGAGATCGTCTTCTTCGACCGGTCCTGGTACAACCGGGCGGGCGTGGAGCGGGTCATGGACTTCTGCACCCCCGAGGAGTACCGGCACTTCCTCGCCCAGGCACCGGTGTTCGAGAGACTGCTGACGGACGACGGCGTGATGCTGGTGAAGTTCTGGTTCTCGGTGTCCCGCAGTGAGCAGCGCACACGGTTCGCGATCCGCCAGGTCGACCCCGTCCGCCGGTGGAAGCTCTCCCCCACCGACCTCGCGTCGCTCGACCGCTGGGACGACTACACCCGGGCCAAGGTCGACATGTTCCGGGAGACCGACACGCCTCACGCGCCGTGGACCGTGGTGAAGAACAACGACAAACGACGCGGCCGGCTGGAGGCGATGCGGCATCTGCTCCTCCGCGCCGACTACGCGGACAAGGACCCGGAGGCCGCGGGAAAGGCGGACCCGCTGATCATCGGTGCCGCCGACACCCTGCTGGAACGCGGTGAGACACCTGCCGATCTGACCCCCACTCCCCTGGCACCGATCGACGACGGACCCGGCAACCATCCCGGACGGCGGTGA